GGTGGACGTGTGCACGCCCACCGACACGCACGCACCGCTGGCACTGGCCGCGCTGCGCGCCGGCAAGCCGGTGATCTGCGAGAAGCCGCTGGCCCGGACGCTGGACGAGGCGGACGAGCTGATCGCGGCCTCGGAGCAGGCCGGCGTGCCGTTGTTCACCGCGCAGGTGGTGCGGTTCATGCCCGAGTACGCCTCGGCCCGCGACGCGGTGGCCGCGGGGCGGATCGGCCGGCCCGGCGTCATGCGGTTCACTCGCGAGGGCGGCATGCCCAACCCGCAGGGCTGGTACCACGACATGGCCCGCTCGGCCGGGATCATCGGCGACGTGATGATCCACGACATCGACTTCGCCCGCTGGATCGCCGGCGACGTCGTCCGCGTGTACGCCAAACTGATGCGTCCGGCCGGACCGCAGAACGGCCCGACCCACGCGTACGCCATCCTCACCCACGTCGGCGGCACGATCTCCCACCTGACCGCGTCGTGGGCCCGGCAGGGCGGCTCGTTCCGCACCAGCTACGAACTC
This is a stretch of genomic DNA from Actinopolymorpha sp. NPDC004070. It encodes these proteins:
- a CDS encoding Gfo/Idh/MocA family oxidoreductase, with the protein product MKVSRVGVVGLGGIGRVHIGGWRELGVELHGFDELPESRAVAQEDLGLQVHPDLASLLRSVDVVDVCTPTDTHAPLALAALRAGKPVICEKPLARTLDEADELIAASEQAGVPLFTAQVVRFMPEYASARDAVAAGRIGRPGVMRFTREGGMPNPQGWYHDMARSAGIIGDVMIHDIDFARWIAGDVVRVYAKLMRPAGPQNGPTHAYAILTHVGGTISHLTASWARQGGSFRTSYELAGSEGLIDYASDQRPVVQTIPGTLAAAAGSSFGSSFTRELAEFRAAIEGGPQPRVTAHDGRAALAVALAAVTSAQTGQAVELPVSSTPYEGSAPVAAEVASA